The window TGGACGTGCTCGAGATCAACCGTCCGTCGACGCGCGCGCCGATGGCGGACCTCCTGCGAGCCCACGGCATGACGGTGCGCGAGCACGGAGAGGATCCCGCGGGGTGGCCGAAGCGGATCGAGAAGAGCGCGCTCCTCACGATCGCGACCCGCGGGGAGCCGACGGAGGAGCAAACGGCGCTCGGGCGCGCGTGGCTCGCGCGGTTCCCCGAGACGGTGACGGTGGCCTCCTTGAACCCGCACGCCGCGGACGACTGGCCCGAGGTGCGGACGCTCTTCGCGACCTTCGACAACGGCCCCGCGTCCCGCAGGTCGCTCGCGCGGAGGCTCGCGGGCGCGAACGTGGTGGTGAAGAAGTAGCGTCGGGAGCAGCTCCTCACCGGCGGTGGGGTCCCGAGAGGACGATGCATGAGCACCGCAACGGTCCTGTCCGAGCTCGTGATCGCCGCGCAACTCCTCCAGGCCACCCTTGTCGGCACGGTCCGGGACGAGGAGACCGCGACACCGCTTTCGGGGGCCGTCGTCCTGCTTCCCGAGCTGGACCGCGCCGCCGGCACGGACGACGAGGGACGGTACACGCTGCGGCACGTGCCCCCCGGTCCGCACCACATCCTGGTCCGTTCCCTTGGCTACGCCCCG of the Candidatus Eisenbacteria bacterium genome contains:
- a CDS encoding carboxypeptidase-like regulatory domain-containing protein translates to MSTATVLSELVIAAQLLQATLVGTVRDEETATPLSGAVVLLPELDRAAGTDDEGRYTLRHVPPGPHHILVRSLGYAPRTLHAIVPPDGQLTIDVTLRPEPVRLHSIEVTAPVPVRGLDSLETMT